The DNA sequence TCTACAATTCTAACAAAAATACAGGGTCCATTACTAGTTTTTTTATGCAAACGTCTACTTTCCGCTATATTTCTCAATTTGATACGGCCGAACAGCGTGCAAAAAAACGGTACAAGCCCACTCTGCACTGAAGACAACTGCCCTTACCTTATGGTCTTGTCTTATGTTAACACAAACTCAGAAATATATGGAAAATGAGGCGCCGATGCAAGTGCGGAGGAAAAATAAGAATAAAAAGAGGAGATCCGGAACATAGGTCCCAGACCTCCTCGAAGATCGTTTGATTAAATTAAGCTTTGTTGCTTGAACCGAAAACTTGCATTCTTTCTTTAACGACTGCAACGATAGCTTCTTTACCAGGTCCGATAACTTTACGAGGATCGTAAACGTTAGCGTCTGTAGCTAATTTTTCTCTTACAGCAGCTGTAAAGACTTGTTGGCATTCAGTGTTTACGTTGATTTTTGAATGTCCGAACTCGATAGCTTTTTTGATTTGGTGTTCTGGAATTCCTGAACCGCCGTGTAATACTAATGGTTTGTGAGTCAATTCAGAAATTTCTTTCATTTCGTCGAAACCAAGTACAGGTTCGCCAGAGTAAGGTCCGTGTACAGAACCTAAAGCAGCAGCCAATGCATCGATAGCTGTTTCAGTAGTCAAACGTAGGCATTCAGCTGGATCAGCGTATTGGATTCCGCCAGTGATTCCGTCTTCAGTACCGCCGACAGTTCCGATTTCAGCTTCTACAGAAGCGCCTTTAGAGTGTGCGTACTCAACTACTAATTTAGTTTGTGCAATGTTTTCATCGATAGGGTAATGTGATTTGTCGATCATTACAGATGAGTAACCAGCATCGATAGCGGATTTGCAGCTTTCAAAGCTTGTACCGTGGTCAAGATGCAATGCTACAGGAACAGTGATATCCATAGTTTCTAATAAAGCATTAGTCATAGCTGCAACAACTAAGTGTCCGCCCATGTATTTTGCTGCGCCTTCAGAAACACCCAAAATAACTGGAGATTTTTCTTCTTGTGCAGCTTGCAATACAGCTTGTGTCCACTCAAGGTTGTTGATGTTGAATTGTCCTACGGCATACTTTCCTTCTAACGCTTTGTTTAACATATCTGTCATACTTACTAAACGACTCATTCTTGTTGCCTCCTTGGAATCCATTGGTCTCTTTTGTTTGCAGAAAATTCACATCTTGGAATGTGAACACTTTACAACAATTTCATTTTATCAGAAAATGCAATCTTTTACTACCTTATTAGGAAAAACAGTCAAAATGAAAGCGCAAAATAACTCATTTTTATTGAAAAAAACTCTGATTTACAGGCTTTTTTTCAAGGCTGCTGCGATGAAGCCGTCAAAGATCGGTTGCGGTCTGTTCGGACGGGAGATGAATTCCGGGTGGAACTGGGCAGCAATATAGAACGGATGGTTCTTCAATTCAACAATTTCCACCAAGCGTTGATCAGGGGATACGCCTGAGAAGACCATGCCTTTTTCAGCCAAGGCTTCACGGTAGGCATTGTTGAACTCATAACGATGGCGATGACGTTCTTGGACCATATCCGCATTGTGGTAAAGTTCCTTAGCCAACGTGCCTTCCTTCAATTCGCAAGGATACAGGCCTAAACGCAGCGTTCCGCCCATTTCATCGATGTTCTCTTGGTCAGGCATCAGGTCGATGATGTTGTTTTTGCAATTAGGGTTTGTTTCCGCTGAATCCGCGTCTTCCAAGCCGACAACATTACGCGCAAACTCCACACATGCCAATTGCATACCCAGACAGATACCGAAGAACGGCACATTGTTCTCGCGTGCGTATTGGATGGCGGCAATCTTACCTTCAATGCCGCGGTCTCCGAAACCACCAGGGACCAAGATGCCGTCTGCAGTAGCCAAGTGCTCTTGTGCGTTCGCAGTAGTCACTTCTTCCGCGTTGATCCATTGGATATCAATTTCCGTATTGTGTGCATAACCGGCATGCTTCAATGCTTCCGCTACAGACAAGTAAGCATCCTGCAGTTCCACATATTTTCCGACAAGCGCGATTTTAGTCGTTTTTTCAAGGCTTTGGACTTTTTCGACCAAGGCTTTCCAATCGGTCATGTCAGCTTGCGGCAGATCGGACAGGCCCAGATAATCGCAGACGATCTGGTCCATGTTCTGTTCCTGCAACAACAACGGGATTTGGTACAAAGTTTCCACGTCACGGGATTCGATGACCGCTTCAGGTTTCACATCGCAGAAGGACGCCAATTTGTTTTTGATATGTTGCGGCAACGGCATTTCTGTACGCACAACCAGGATGTTCGGTTGGATACCCAGACTGCGCAATTCTTTAACGCTGTGTTGCGTCGGCTTTGTCTTCAATTCGCCGGCTGCGCGCAAATAAGGAATCAAGGTCGTGTGGAT is a window from the uncultured Trichococcus sp. genome containing:
- a CDS encoding CTP synthase; the protein is MTKYIFVTGGVVSSIGKGIVAASLGRLLKNRGLKITIQKFDPYINVDPGTMSPYQHGEVFVTDDGTETDLDLGHYERFIDINLNQYSNVTTGKVYSEVIRKERKGDYLGATVQVIPHITNEIKEKIMRAGETTDSDIVITEVGGTVGDIESLPFLEALRQMRMEVGAENVLYIHTTLIPYLRAAGELKTKPTQHSVKELRSLGIQPNILVVRTEMPLPQHIKNKLASFCDVKPEAVIESRDVETLYQIPLLLQEQNMDQIVCDYLGLSDLPQADMTDWKALVEKVQSLEKTTKIALVGKYVELQDAYLSVAEALKHAGYAHNTEIDIQWINAEEVTTANAQEHLATADGILVPGGFGDRGIEGKIAAIQYARENNVPFFGICLGMQLACVEFARNVVGLEDADSAETNPNCKNNIIDLMPDQENIDEMGGTLRLGLYPCELKEGTLAKELYHNADMVQERHRHRYEFNNAYREALAEKGMVFSGVSPDQRLVEIVELKNHPFYIAAQFHPEFISRPNRPQPIFDGFIAAALKKSL
- the fba gene encoding class II fructose-1,6-bisphosphate aldolase; this translates as MSRLVSMTDMLNKALEGKYAVGQFNINNLEWTQAVLQAAQEEKSPVILGVSEGAAKYMGGHLVVAAMTNALLETMDITVPVALHLDHGTSFESCKSAIDAGYSSVMIDKSHYPIDENIAQTKLVVEYAHSKGASVEAEIGTVGGTEDGITGGIQYADPAECLRLTTETAIDALAAALGSVHGPYSGEPVLGFDEMKEISELTHKPLVLHGGSGIPEHQIKKAIEFGHSKINVNTECQQVFTAAVREKLATDANVYDPRKVIGPGKEAIVAVVKERMQVFGSSNKA